A single window of Zea mays cultivar B73 chromosome 10, Zm-B73-REFERENCE-NAM-5.0, whole genome shotgun sequence DNA harbors:
- the LOC103640849 gene encoding uncharacterized protein encodes MKQTTSSSSSLCLAGQAGTTAPAPSFLLGGIPLPLLRERRHRRGRGRGGRVPDDRAEELWIVRPRSWRRREEAELGRPVGLLGGRGCLAGPVGRGGLHGPETPEEAARARRKNCIYIENQYFLGSSYGWKHEGIKAEEIGALQLIPKELSLKIISKIEAGERFTVYVVVPMWPEGVPESASVQVTAR; translated from the exons ATGAAGCAGACAACCTCCTCCTCGTCCTCCCTCTGCCTGGCGGGCCAGGCCGGTACCACCGCGCCCGCCCCGTCTTTCCTCTTGGGCGGCATCCCCCTTCCGCTTCTGCGCGAGCGGCGGCATCGGCGAgggcgggggaggggcggccgcGTCCCCGATGATCGAGCTGAGGAACTATGGATCGTCCGTCCCCGCAGCTGGCGGCGACGCGAGGAGGCAGAGCTCGGGCGGCCAGTCGGGCTCCTCGGGGGTCGGGGATGCCTTGCCGGCCCCGTCGGGCGCGGCGGCCTCCATGGCCCTGAGACTCCTGAGGAAGCTGCAAGAGCTAGGCGAAAGAACTGCATCTACATTGAGAATCAGTACTTCCTTGGAAGTTCATACGGCTGGAAGCACGAAGGCATCAAGGCGGAAGAAATCGGTGCTCTCCAATTGATTCCGAAGGAGCTCTCGCTGAAGATTATCAGCAAGATTGAAGCTGGGGAGCGGTTTACTGTTTATGTTGTGGTGCCAATGTGGCCTGAGGGTGTTCCAGAAAGCGCTTCTGTTCAG GTAACCGCGAGGTGA